A part of Populus alba chromosome 8, ASM523922v2, whole genome shotgun sequence genomic DNA contains:
- the LOC118058124 gene encoding nuclear pore complex protein NUP54 isoform X1, whose translation MIELQVLEGAIHLKFTKSIKNYFSPTTTTVTMFGTPSSTPAFGTPSSTPPFGTPSSTPLFGTPSTPAFATGGFGSSLFSTPLASQTQQQQQTSLFQQPSTTGFGFQQQQNLFATPLQTTPFPSPLPPLQLSTQMALVAPLPFSLADRDIQAIVDAYKEDPGNLKYAFKYLLLSVTDPQHRGKLAGVSDIMWAESMTKLEGMEGTDRERLWPQLVQGFKDLSHRLKLQDEVIVSDAERLRMTQSNIKMLQRHFQAVALPRIERMRQKEQSLQRHLLRVMRIMEALEGKGFRLPLTKAEAELAEKLDAIIRQLKGSGAELSRRVQNLLTVSRVQENGIGAGGSLYLPGSTKIHEQSLADMQEVLQQQTEAIARLGNVLKRDIRDMEIMMAEGTEMTEQLS comes from the exons ATGATCGAGCTACAAGTACTAGAGGGCGCCATCCATTTAAAAttcacaaaatcaataaaaaactacTTCTCTCCAACAACAACTACAGTGACAATGTTCGGCACTCCATCTTCCACCCCCGCCTTCGGCACGCCGTCTTCCACCCCGCCATTCGGAACCCCCTCTTCTACTCCCTTATTCGGCACTCCTTCAACGCCAGCTTTCGCTACTGGAGGATTCGGTTCTTCTTTATTCTCTACTCCGCTTGCTTCTCAAactcagcagcagcaacaaaccTCGCTTTTTCAGCAACCGTCAACTACTGGTTTCGGATTTCAACAGCAACAGAATCTGTTCGCTACGCCGCTTCAAACGACACCGTTCCcttctcctcttcctcctcttcaATTGAGTACTCAGATGGCACTCGTTGctcctcttcctttctctctcgCCGATCGCGACATTCAG GCGATTGTGGATGCTTATAAAGAGGACCCTGGGAACCTTAAGTATGCTTTCAAG TATTTGTTGTTAAGTGTAACTGACCCGCAGCATAGAGGGAAGCTTGCTGGTGTATCAGAC ATCATGTGGGCGGAATCCATGACGAAGCTAGAGGGTATGGAAGGTACAGATAGAGAACGCCTCTGGCCTCAGCTTGTTCAAGGTTTCAAAGATCTTTCACACCGCCTCAAG CTCCAAGATGAAGTAATTGTTTCAGATGCAGAGAGATTGCGAATGACCCAAAGCAACATAAAAATG CTTCAAAGGCATTTTCAAGCTGTGGCTCTTCCAAGGATTGAAAGAATGAGACAGAAAGAGCAAAGTCTCCAGAGGCATCTTTTAAGG GTGATGAGAATAATGGAGGCATTGGAGGGTAAGGGTTTCCGATTGCCCTTAACAAAAGCGGAAGCTGAGTTGGCTGAGAAGTTAGATGCAATAATTAGACAG CTAAAAGGATCTGGTGCAGAACTTTCTAGGAGGGTTCAAAACCTCCTCACTGTATCTCGTGTTCAAGAAAATGGAATCGGTGCCGGAGGTTCTCTTTATCTTCCAGGATCAACCAAAATACATGAACAAAGTCTTGCTGATATGCAGGAG
- the LOC118058137 gene encoding F-box/kelch-repeat protein At1g67480, producing the protein MPGFASKKGFLDTSMSFFTLMTQDNPPVHSKGNPVVDSRVAHDIDGLIVPGLPDDVAKYCLALVPRRYLPAMGAVCKKWRSFLKSQEFITVRKLAGLLEEWLYVLTMDSEGKESHWVVLDRLGHKRQLLPPMPGPTKAGFGVVVLNGKLLVMAGHSLIDGTGTASADVYEYDCCLNSWSQLSRMNVARYDFACAEVNGKVYAAGGHGMDGDSLSSVEMYDPDTNTWTMIESLRRPRWGCFACGFDGKLYVMGGRSTFCIGNSRSVDVYNPERHTWCEMKNGCVMVTAHAVLGKKLFCMEWKNQRKLAIFNPEDSSWRTVAVPLTGSTSIGFRFGILDGKLLLFSLQEEPGYRTLLYDPNASPGSEWCSSEIKPSGCCLCSVTIKA; encoded by the exons ATGCCTGGTTTTGCTAGTAAGAAGGGATTCTTAGACACAAGCATGTCTTTCTTCACTTTGATGACACAAGATAATCCTCCAGTGCATTCAAAGGGCAACCCTGTAGTAGATTCAAGGGTTGCTCATGATATTGATGGCCTCATTGTACCTGGATTGCCCGATGATGTGGCGAAGTATTGCCTTGCACTTGTTCCTCGCCGCTACCTCCCAGCTATGGGTGCTGTTTGCAAGAAATGGAGGTCATTTCTTAAAAGCCAAGAGTTCATCACTGTGCGAAAATTAGCTGGCTTGCTTGAGGAATGGCTATATGTCTTAACTATGGATTCTGAAGGAAAAGAAAGCCACTGGGTGGTTTTGGACCGTTTGGGACACAAACGCCAGCTTCTTCCACCAATGCCTGGTCCTACAAAGGCTGGGTTTGGGGTTGTTGTTCTAAACGGAAAGCTTCTTGTTATGGCTGGTCATTCATTGATTGATGGGACCGGCACTGCATCAGCAGATGTTTATGAATATGATTGCTGCCTCAACAG TTGGAGTCAATTGTCAAGAATGAACGTTGCCCGGTATGATTTTGCCTGTGCAGAGGTTAACGGCAAGGTTTATGCTGCTGGGGGACATGGAATGGATGGAGATAGTCTCTCCAGTGTTGAGATGTATGATCCCGACACCAACACATGGACCATGATAGAGAGTCTTCGCCGCCCAAGATGGGGTTGCTTCGCCTGTGGCTTTGACGGCAAGCTTTATGTCATGGGAGGAAGGTCAACCTTCTGCATAGGCAATTCAAGGTCTGTGGACGTCTACAATCCAGAAAGGCACACCTGGTGTGAGATGAAGAATGGCTGTGTGATGGTTACTGCCCATGCTGTTCTGGGAAAGAAACTCTTCTGTATGGAGTGGAAGAACCAGCGGAAACTAGCAATATTCAATCCAGAGGATAGTTCTTGGAGAACGGTAGCTGTTCCATTGACAGGGAGCACAAGTATTGGTTTCCGTTTTGGAATCCTTGATGGGAAACTTCTGTTGTTCTCTCTACAGGAAGAGCCAGGCTATCGAACTCTGCTGTATGATCCTAATGCTTCTCCAGGTTCCGAATGGTGTTCTTCTGAGATAAAGCCTTCTGGATGCTGCTTGTGCAGCGTCACCATCAAGGCATGA